The nucleotide sequence AAGCGTATGGTCGGTGGAGTAGCAGCATCACCCATCGCCGGAGCTTGTAAGAAACCCATCGTCTTGGGCCCCACCCAAAacttctgaatcagaaactgtACTTTAGGAAGATCCTTCAGTAATTTGTATGCACATTTAATTTTGAGTCACGCATGTACATATTCAAGTGCACGGTCAATGGGAAGTTGGTACTATGTAGAGCAGACGTGCCCGGTCGGCTCGTCCATCAGCACATCTTTATGTTTGCAATGCGGAGTCCAAGATACTCTTCTCTCCAGTATCAGGGGATATGCCAGGAAGAGAGGAATCTTCTTCTATTCCAACAGGAACCCTAACTTCTAGTTATCATACTGTGAACATTTTGAATGATTTTGCACGCAGTGTACTCacctccctcccacacacacacatgcacacacacacatgcacacacacatgcacacacacacatgcacacacacacatgcacacaccccttATCTAAAACAGAAAccggccaggtatggtggctcacgcctgtaatcctagcactctgagaggctgaggcagaaggatggcttgaggtcaggagttcaagaccagcctgagcaagagtgagaccccatctctactaaaaatagaaaaaattacccaggcatggtggcgcacaactgtagttctagctactcgggaggctgaggcaggaggatcgcttgagcccaggagtgtgaggctgctgtgagctaggctgacgccacggcactctagtccaggcaacagagtgagagtctatctcaataaataagataaaataaaacagaaaccatTCCTTGTAATGAACTGTTTTACATCTCCAAGAAAGATAAAATGGAGCTCATAAATGTGTTTAATTggtgcttattttatattttctgttatcaAGGCAGCATACATAATTATAGAAAATTCTGGAAGtataagaaaaaggtaaaaagtgCTAATTCACTTATCACTCAAAGATAATCACTGTTGTTTTTAATGGattgtttttggtattttttttcaaacaatttttgTAGTGGTTAATGCACTATGTGTATTCGAGTTTATATTGTGTAATTTTTACACAGATGACAGACAGCCCGTAGAGGCGCACAGTGTGTGTGCTGTGCGAGTGCCGCAGCTTACAGTACATAGAGAGCTTGCTGAGCACACAGTTTTGTATCCAGCCTTTTCTGTtgacatttgtatttttccagaTTATTCATTTCTTATAAACATCCATTTATATGCCTCCCTCTGTTCCATTGAGTATATAAACCACAGTTTACTTAACTATTCCCTTATTGCAGAACATTTAGAGTGTTTGCATTTTTCATGTTGGTAAGTAATGTGCAATGAAAATTATTTCGGGTGcagaaatttttctatatattctcaGTAATTTCCTCAGGATAGATTTCTAGAAATGAGGCGGGTGGTGAGCTTTGATTCATATCGCAAAGTCCAgagcacattatttaaaaatcacactcAAAAGCCAAAAGCTCCTAAGAGAGAGCTGGACCGGTTGGTTGTCTTTGCCAGGTGAAGAGAAAACCAGCCATTGACAAGACAGAATGGAATAGCTTCTTTGACGAGAACGGCCATCTGGCCAAGTCGAGGGACTTCATTTGTGTTAGCATCCTGGAAAGGGTACGGTCCCCAAGCTGCCCATGGCCTTGCCCTGGAACCAGGGCGTGGATGGGCAGGGGCAGGCCAGGCGCTGGGCAAAGCCCTTTTGGCGGCATCGAGAGGGCATGACCCCAACTTCCACCCCGCCCCAGGGTCTGCACCCCCTGGTGAGGACGGAAGCCTGGAAGTTCCTCACGGGCTACTACTCATGGCAGAGCTCCCAGGATGAGCGGCTCACCGTGGACAGCACGCGGAGGTAGAACATTCCAGATCCTCTGTCAGGGGAGTGTGGGTGGTGCTGCAGGGCCAGGTGGTGCCCACCCAGCCTGCAGATTCAGTCTCCTTCCCCTACACAGACTCTCACTCCAAGAGAGAAACCCTGACCCGGCCCAGTGCCCTCTCCCCTAGCCTTACCGTCTGCCCTGATCCCCCAGCCCTCATTCCCACCCTTCCCTGGGGCCTGTGCCTTCCCTGTCTCCCACCCACTTCCCATCCCCCGCCCCACCTCCGCCCTGACCCCATGGCTGAGCTGCCTCCTGGGTCTAgccacccacccctgcccacgCCAAGCACCTCCTCCTTGTGCCAGGGGCAGATGTATGAAGCCCAGTCTGGGCTGCTGGTGTCCTGAAGTGGTGAAACTGGTGACATTTCAAATAGCACATCCTCTCTTCCAAGGCCTTCCTGATCCTGGCTCCCCCCAGTCCCAGCACCTGACATTCCAACCACACTGACTGCCCGACTCCACCCTTGCTCAGCCCCCTCCCCGACCCCTGCCCCAGCACAGACCACATTTGTACTCCCCTCTGCCCACAAAGGCCTCCCCCTCATCTGCCTATCAAACTCCACCCTTCCTTCAAGGCCCAGGTCAGACAGTACACCTCCTTCAAGCAGCCCTCCCAGATCTTCCAAGGGAGCCAGGAGGAGGGCTTTGGTTCGGTAGATAACACACAGCACTTAAACTTGGGCTGTCTTGGATTTGGAAGCTGGGTTCAAATTTCAGCACTGTCATTTACACCCTGGTTGAACTTGCCTATGAACTTCGCCGCTGAAGTCTCAGTCGCCTCCTTCATAAAGTGGAGGCAACAATACGTTTCACGGAGTGGTAGTGAGGACTGGACTAGAAAATATAGGTGAGCACCTTGCACAGGTGAGGCATGAGGGCTTCCATGATTTGATGAATGTTTCCTTTCTGAAGCCAGAGGCCCTTGAGCGGCGCTCTCTCGTGACCCTGGGCACGTGGTCCAGCAGCGGTGACACTGGAGCACGTGTCTTCTCTGCCGGGCCAAGAGCAAACGAGGCCAGGGGCTGCCCGGTCCCCTTTGCCCTGGGCCCTCTCCAGGCCCTGCCCGTCGTGTGAGGGCCCACACGCTGGCTGGGGCAGACGGACCGCCCTGTGGGACATCTTCCTCTTGGAGGCGTTCGCCTGCGCTGGACTCGCCGGTCCGGGAAGCgggagcagggagagggtggggaagaGACGCGCACGCGGCGGCCAGGGCGTGAGCCAGCGCAGCAGGGGCTGCGAGGCCTGAGCGCCCGCCGGAGCTCACCACTAGCGGCTATCTGAGACAGCCTAACGAAGTCCCACAGACCGCGTGGCTCTCAACAGAACTGTGtcctctcagttctggaggccagaagccccAAGTCAGGGACTGGCTCCCTCCGAAGGCCCCGGGGAGGAGAACCCTTCCTGCCTTGCAGCCCTGGTGGTTTCGGTGTCCTCggcttgcagctgcatcactctgacctctgccTCTGTGACCACAgggccctctcctctctctgtgtctcgtataaggacacttgtcattggatttcaGGTCCCCCTGGAAAATCCAGGATGATCCCATCCtgagatctttaacttaatcacacctgcaaagacccttttccacAGATAGTCACATTTGCAGGTTCCAGGGGTAAGATCTGGACGTACGTTTGTGGAGGCCACCACTCAGCCAGCCACACCTGCTAACCACATTCTGGCGATGGGCACGAAACACTGCCTCACCCAGTCCTCCCAATATGCGACGCAGCTGCCAGTACTAGCTGTGGAGAGGAGACTGAAGCTTAGCGATGGGAAGCGACACCCTGAGCTTAACCCCAGTTGCAGACACCCAGTTATTAAGTTGCGGAGCCGGGATTCGGGCACAGCGGTTGGACTCCAGAGCCACGGGGGGTTAAGCCGTTTCCAATCTGCACTCCAGGGACACCGTAGAGAGTGGGCAGGGCGAGCTGGCAGGGGCACAGCTGGGCAAGGCTGCTGTCCCGTATCTCCAGTGACCTTGGCAGCTGCCGCTGCTCAGAGTTCTCCCCAGCTCGCCAGAAGGTGCGGGCCACCCCGTTCAGCCTCAATCCTGTTCTCACAGGAAGAACTATGAGGCCTTATGCCAGATGTACGAGAAGATTCAACCCCTTCTGGAAAACCTGCACCAGAACTTCATAGAGACTCGGAATAATATCAGTGAGCACCGTCGTGAGGGGGGAGGCCGGGCAGAGGGGAGGCTTAGAGCCATCCCTGCCCCCTCCGCAGCCATTTGCAGGGAGGGGTGGGTCCCCGGGTCCTGGAAGCTGCTTTGACTTGTGCCTGGAGTTTTGCCAGCTAAACCTTGGTCGATCCACCCTCCAGTCTCCCAGGTGTCCCAGATGCCCAGTGCCATGTTGCCCTGGGCACATGATGCTCCTGCTGCTTGGTTTacctctcttcttcccttggCCTTGAATTAGGTTGGATTTGAACTGGATAGAGATGaagctggtgggggctggggtagACATTCCTGGCAGAGGGTATGTCCTGGTCAAAGATTTGGAAGTGGGAAGAGCCCCAGACAGCTCAGGGTGTGGTGGGAGCTGAGCCTGGGGGAGGGCCTCTGCACCTTCCGCAGCCCACTGGGCAGGATGTGCCAGGGCCTGCCCTCTCACCCTCCACCTTCTGTtgtgctgcctgcctgcccctcccccaacccagcgCACGACATTCAGAAACTCTATGACAAAGACCCCCTGGGCAATGTCCTCATCGACAAGAAGAGGCTGGAGAAGATCTTACTGCTGAGCTATGTCTGCAACACCCAGGCAGGTGAGCCGGAGGGCTGGGCACCCCTGGCAGCCTCCACTGCTCAGTCCTCTCCTGGGACCTGGCCCAGCCTTGGCCCAGGGCCCACGCCCGCTCACCCGGCCCCTCTCCGCTGCAGAGTACCAGCAGGGCTTCCACGAGATGGTGATGCTCTTCCAGCTGATGGTGGAGCATGACCACGAGACCTTCTGGCTCTTCCAGTTCTTCTTGCAGAAAATGGTGAGGCCCAGGCCTGAGCTCGGGCGCAAGGCCCCTCCTTCCCCACACGACCCTTGAGGTGGGCAGGCATTGCCAGCCCCAGCACCCTCAGCCCGAAACAACTCCCTGGGTCACATAGGAGACTGGGAGAGCAACACTGGCCCAGCGGGGCGTGTCATGGGGGGCAGGGGCGGCAGGTATTAGAGCTGAGAAGGGGGGTGGAGCGATGCTCTGGTCCAGCTCTCACCAAACTGGGGACGAGCATGGCTGGCCAGGCCCAGTGATGTCATCTCTCCTGGCACTCCCTTCCCCAGTCACAGCTCCTCCCTGCAAACCCGCCCTGCTCCCGAACCTCACGCGCGGTCCTGCGTCTCACTGCTCTCCCACACAGCCAGGCACACCAGGGACTGGGTGGTCCCCAGGTGCGCCCACACTGTCCAGGCCGAGGGGTTTGAAGGCCTTGctctctggaactccctccctGGACAGCCTTTGCTCCTGATGTGCGAGAGCCTGCCAGACCCTGCCGCACCCTCCGTCCACACAGGCACAGGCGCGGATGCACGcagcgtgcacacacacacgcacgcacacgctcACACACCTGGGCTCGAGCGGAGACACGggcccagcccagagccaggGCCTCCAGAGTtggaggtgggggcagtggggctgACTCTTCCAGTGCCTTCGAGCCGAGGGGGCTCggtttccctccctcccaccctcgtGCAGGAGCACAGCTGTGTCATCAACATCGGGGTGGGCAAGAACCTCGACACGCTCAACAACCTCATCACCTTCCTGGACCCCGTGTTTGCTGAGCACCTTAGTGAGTGGgccccacctcctgccacccCGCAACCAGGACAGGCAAGGGAGGGGGCAGGACCCCACCATGGCAGTGGTCCCCAGTCGCTTGATCACCTGGATGGTGGAGGGGCAAGGAGGGTTCACGTGGATGGGGTAGGAGTCTGGACAGTCAAAATCGACCCCAAATAGTCTCCAGGAGCAGCTGGGAGAGCGACAGCCAGGCTTTCTGCATTTCCAAGTGTTTTGCCGCTCTGCTGTTGGCGCTGTCTGTGTGCCTTCGCTTCATCCTGTCTTTTGCCCTGACCGTGGCCTTGGCTCCTCTCCCCACAGAAGGGAAGGGCGCCGGGGCCGTGCAGTCCCTCTTCCCTTGGTTCTGCCTCTGCTTCCAGCGTGCCTTCAAGTCCTTCGACGACGTCTGGCGGCTCTGGGAGGTGAGGCGCTCAGCTGGGGACAACTGGGGTAGGCAGGAAGTGCTCCGTGCCTCTCCCATTGCTCCTGGCTTTGGCTGGAGCTCAGCAGCTTGGGGCTTTATTAGGCCGGCAACCCTGCTCCCACCTTGCTGGAGGAAGCTGGAGTGTCAGTTGGTCAATCCGTTCAAGGAATGCAAAGGCCTGCTGGCTGCGCCTTCTGCAGGGCAGCCGCACAGAAGGGCCCCTGGGCCCTGTGCCGGCACaagctccctcctccctgcccgcccgcctctctctgctctcccttCCCTAGctgccctgccttggcctcctctCCCACCAGACGGCTGGCTCCTGTGGAGCCCTCTCGTAGGAGGTGGGACCCCAGGGACACCTGTAGTCCTCTGACCACAGTCCCCTGGGCCATCGGCAGATGAGCCCCATGAGGaccacccccaccacccacctccgccctgccctgcccagtggCCTGCGGATCTAGCCCAGCCATCAGCCTGGCATTCAGTGCCCCACAAGTCGGCTCCCGcctgcctcacccctgcctccTGGCCTACTGGTCTCCCTGCCCAAGTCCATGCCACCCCGGGCTTTTGATGACGCCCTTGGATTGTTGAATTTCCTTCCACTCTTGCTTTGCCAAAACTCCACTCAAATGCTACAGACAGTTTCCCAGTCTGTCCCCCTGACCCCCGTTTTTCCCTCCCTGACATCTAATTAATTCCCTGAAAGCTTTATCTCTGAATTCTCCATCTCTAGCCAGCACGATGCCTAGGGTACCTGTGAGCACTTGTCTGAGTGagtgaatgggtgaatgaatgaatgagcaaggcAGCAGAGGGTCCGAGAATGGCCGACCCGGGCATGTGGCGGGTGGGCACCTCAGCATCCTGAGGCACCTGCAGTCCAGGCCACAGGGCCCAGGCTGAGCCCCGCGGCCTGCAGGTTCTGCTGACAGGGAAGCCCTGCAGGAACTTCCAGGTGCTGGTGGCCTACAGCCTGCTGCAGATGGTGCGGGAGCAGGTGCTGCAGGAGAGCATGAGCGGCGACGACATCCTCCTGGTGAGAGCCCGGGCAAgccgccctgcccagcccacgCCCACAGGAAGACCAGGCTCGTGGGGTGCTGGGCTTCAGTACCCCGCCCGGACAGGAGGAGCCGCGGGGGCTCacgtgccaagcactgtgccgAGGCCTTTAGCAGCTCGCTTGCTTCAGCCTCATGACAAGCCTGACACGGAGGGGCTGTGATGAGCATCGCCACCTCTGGTTAGCTtgcgaggaaactgaggcttcgtAGCCGTTGGGCTCTGTGGCCCCGCAGTTGAGTCCGTGGACCTGGGGTACTCCTGTGGCAAAAAGACTGGGAGCTTTCCAACAGTTTCAAAAAGCAGCTGAAGTCTTTGTTCAAAACCAGTTTCAGGTGGCTCCTCAATTATAAACCAAGCCCTCCTTGGAAGCCCCTGAGATACTTGGTGGAACCCCCTAGAGCCTACTATGAGAGACACATTTACCAGcccccaaaaatataaaatttcaggcACTGCAccaggtgggctggggagagatCGGGCGGCCCCAGTGACGGCTGTGAGCAGCAGCCGTCTTCCCCTGGTGCTGCAGGCAGCTGCCTGTGCTCAAGAGCCCCCATCCAGCCACCCCCCCCCGCCCTGGCACAGGCCTGCAACAAGCTCATCGACCTCGATGCTGACGAGCTGATCTCCGCTGCCTGCATGGTGTATGCTGAGCTCATCCAGAAGGACGTGAGTCGACCagtgttcctcctcctcctcctcctcctccttctccaagaAGCCTCCCCTGATCTCCAagcccagcccctggcaagcACATTCAACTTCAGAGACAGTTTGTGCCACGTTCTCTGCCACCAGTCCATAGATGTCGCTCTGTGTGGTCTTCTCGCCGTCTGCGCGGGTAGCTCCCACCTCCCTAAGCAGGCTGCGCTTCCAGAAGGCACGACCCTCATCCCCTGTGCCCTGCGTCCATGCCAGTGGGTCTGGGCATGGGCCGGGGCACGCAGGGGCTCGGGTGAATGTCACCGGAACTGAAGACTGAAAGCGACAGACCAGTGTCTGTCCACCGCACAGCTGCGGAACTCTCCTCTTCCCTAGGTCCCTCGGCCATTAAAGGATTTCTTTCTCTGAGGACGCCGACACCCACGGTGGACTGACGCCCTCAGCGGACGGGGTGAAGGTGGCTCTTCAGCCGTGAAGTCAGCGTCAAGTCCGAGGGGGCGCTGGCGTGGGGGCAGTCGGCACGGCTGCAGCATAAACAGGCGTCTGCAGTGCGGTGTGCGTGGGCAGTGTGTCTCCCTCGGCCGGCGTGGGGCGGGCGTGCGCGGCCGAGACAGGCCGCCGGGGACGAGAGGCTGGCTGCAGAGAGGCACGCTCTGCGGCCACAGAGAGGGCCCGCAGCTCCTCCCGGCTGAGGTTTCCAAGGCTGCGGCAGTCCATATCTGGCAGCAAAAGGTTAAGAGAAGAGCCAACTTTGAGAGCCTTCCAGACTCGTGGGAAGATGAAATTGAACATATCTAATAAGGCTTAGTTAGTACCTGCCCCGGTTGTGCCCCAGCCCCCGCTCCCTGTATCCCACATGCCAATCACACAATTGTCCTCCCAGAGCTTCCTTGCTGGGCTGTGGAATAGTCCAGCCTGGAAGGAAGGAATCTCTGACAAGCAGGCCAGTCCCTCCTGGTTTCAAAGCCTCCTTCATCATTGCACCTTCATCTCTCAGCCGGCAAATGTGTCCTCAAGCTAAGCTGTGTTTTTCAGCCATGTTCAATCTCTCCAGGAAATGCAGTCCTTGCCCTTGCCCAGGCAGTCATTGTCTCCCTGGGCCAGGGCCGTCCCACCTGCTCCCCTAGGCCATGCCACAGCCCAGgcccctggccctcctgccccaTGCTCCCGGGCCTCTTGGAGGGGTGACCTGGGCGCAGACGTGAAGACGGGCCAGACGGGGCTGAGCGGGCAGAGAGCTGGAGGCTGGCTGGGAGCCTGCAGAACTGCTGAGCAGCGCATACAcgtgcacgcacacgcacacgcacaacCCTGCTAAGTGGCTCCGTGTCTTCAGGGAGGCGAGTGTGGGCAGGGGGGACCCGTTGGCTTTGCTCTGGGCTCGTTCCTGGGGGTAAGGCATAACCTCCCTCCTCACTCTTCAGCCAACCACCCCTCCCACTGCTCCCATCCTGTCACTCTCAGTGACCATCACTCGAAAAGCACTGTGTCCCCAATTAGTGTCTGGTCTCCTCCCCTCAAGTGTCAATCCCCCATCCACGGCCAGCTCTGAGTCTCCGCTTCTGTGTCTGGGCAGAAGCTGAAGGAGGGGACCCGTCCCGTGGCCGCAGACCTAGTGTTTGCTGGGCCAGACACACAAGgtaaattcatatattaatactGCTCTTCTCCTCGGCTTTATGTTCCTAAGACAGTTTGTTTAAATAAGGATTCCTGCATGCAATACAGTTCTCCAAGAATGAAACTGTGTTTGCATTTTGCCAAAGAACCAGAGAACCAGAGTAAAAGGCATCTTGCTGAGCTAACCTTGGCCGTGGGAAGAGAAAAGTCAACAGAAACAATAGATATGCATTTTCTAATGGTTCTTTTGGCCTGGCAGCATTAATTGACCTATGAGTTTTGGCTGGGACATACACACAATGCCAAATATCTATTTCCAAACTAAAAAATGTAAGAACTCACCCTCTTAAGGCCAATTGTTTCCAAACCTGTTTTCAAAAATCACTGGAGCCCCATTATTA is from Microcebus murinus isolate Inina chromosome 6, M.murinus_Inina_mat1.0, whole genome shotgun sequence and encodes:
- the TBC1D21 gene encoding TBC1 domain family member 21 gives rise to the protein MTTLSPENSLSARQSASFILVKRKPAIDKTEWNSFFDENGHLAKSRDFICVSILERGLHPLVRTEAWKFLTGYYSWQSSQDERLTVDSTRRKNYEALCQMYEKIQPLLENLHQNFIETRNNITHDIQKLYDKDPLGNVLIDKKRLEKILLLSYVCNTQAEYQQGFHEMVMLFQLMVEHDHETFWLFQFFLQKMEHSCVINIGVGKNLDTLNNLITFLDPVFAEHLKGKGAGAVQSLFPWFCLCFQRAFKSFDDVWRLWEVLLTGKPCRNFQVLVAYSLLQMVREQVLQESMSGDDILLACNKLIDLDADELISAACMVYAELIQKDVPRPLKDFFL